In Salmo salar chromosome ssa15, Ssal_v3.1, whole genome shotgun sequence, one genomic interval encodes:
- the LOC106572796 gene encoding differentially expressed in FDCP 6 homolog, with amino-acid sequence MDLRSELLKSIWYGFTALDLEKSGKVSKSQLKVLSHNLCTVLSIPHDPVALEEHFRDDDDGPVSSQGYMPYLNKYILDKVEEGCFVKEQVDELCWTLTAKKNYKPGKDNKNVLPGKDAFSLWCLFNFLSEDKYPLVMVPDEVEYLLKKMCMAMSVELNCVELEDFISKDTVQQNGFTVWSFLEMMNSGKVTRGMDQEITSMAIEEVYREIVGDVLKEGYVWKKGQLRRNWKERWFTLRPGTLAYYTSEDRKERQGNIPLDGDCCVEVLPDRDGKRCMFCLKTLSKTYEMSASDTKQRQEWTAAIQTAIRLHTEGKTSLHKDLKLKRREQREQRERRRLAKEEELQRFRALQEEKERKLAELELLKEAQRQAQALLEQDEMRRRQQHDEMQQALEVQLREAEESRASMQAEMILKEEEAERQRKRIKELEGLQTSLEEALHQEIKARQDEEVFRYAQTGLLSEEEEKMKALMALQDEQEEYIRKTQREKQELRQEMENKTRALEEAQRQLEEVRANRHRVDQDVVAAQRKLRQASTNVKHWNVQMNRLMRPVGPGEKRSSGGSFSSFQIPSQRDPGLRLRQRSEEQDDESKENVDSSGAGIGCEGERRLSQTSNGGMDIP; translated from the exons ATGGACCTACGCTCAGAGCTCCTCAAGTCTATTTGGTATGGTTTCACTGCTCTGGATCTGGAGAAGAGTGGGAAAGTGTCCAAGTCTCAACTCAAG GTTCTGTCCCATAACCTGTGTACGGTTCTGTCCATCCCCCACGACCCAGTAGCTCTGGAAGAACACTTcagggatgatgatgatggaccAGTCTCTAGCCAGGGGTACATGCCTTACCTCAACAAATACATACTGGACAAG GTAGAAGAGGGCTGTTTTGTCAAGGAACAAGTAGATGAGCTTTGCTGGACTCTCACTGCTAAGAAGAACTACAAGCCGGGGAAGGACAATAAGAACGTGTTGCCAGGGAAAGATGCCTTTAGTCTCTGGTGCCTGTTTAACtttttgtcagaggacaaatacCCTCTGGTTATGGTCCCAGATGAG GTGGAATACCTGCTCAAGAAGATGTGTATGGCCATGAGTGTTGAGCTCAACTGTGTGGAGCTGGAGGACTTCATCTCCAAGGATACAGTGCAGCAGAATGGTTTCACTGTCTGGTCCTTCCTGGAGATGATGAACTCTGGGAAGGTAACTAGAGGCATGGACCAGGAAATCACCAGCATGGCCATAGAGGAGGTGTACAGGGAGATAGTTGGTGATGTCCTCAAAGAG GGGTATGTTTGGAAGAAGGGTCAGCTGAGGAGGAATTGGAAGGAGCGCTGGTTCACCCTGAGGCCCGGTACCCTGGCCTACTACACCAGTGAGGACCGCAAGGAGCGCCAGGGAAACATccctctggacggggactgctgTGTGGAGGTGCTGCCAGACAGAGATGGGAAGAGGTGTATGTTCTGTCTGAAAACTCTCTCCAAGACCTATGAGATGAGTGCCTCAGACACCAAGCAGAGACAGGAATGGACAGCAG cCATTCAGACAGCCATCCGTCTACACACTGAAGGGAAGACCTCTCTCCACAAGGACCTGAAGCTGAAgaggagggagcagagggagcagcGGGAGAGGAGGCGGCTGGCCAAAGAGGAGGAGCTGCAACGTTTTCGGGCCCTCCAGGAGGAGAAGGAGCGTAAACTGGCCGAGCTGGAGCTACTGAAGGAGGCACAGAGGCAGGCCCAGGCTCTCCTGGAGCAGGACGAGATGAGGAGGCGTCAGCAGCATGATGAGATGCAGCAGGCCCTGGAGGTGCAGCTCCGCGAGGCAGAGGAG tCGCGGGCCAGCATGCAGGCAGAGATGATTctgaaggaggaggaggcggagcgGCAGAGGAAGAGGATCAAGGAGCTGGAGGGGTTGCAGACGAGTCTGGAGGAGGCCTTGCACCAGGAGATCAAGGCCAGACAGGACGAAGAGGTCTTTAGATACGCACAGACTGG TTTGCtgtctgaggaggaggagaagatgaagGCCCTGATGGCCCTCCAGGACGAGCAGGAGGAGTACATCCGGAAGacccagagagagaagcaggagcTGAGGcaagagatggagaacaagaccCGGGCTCTGGAGGAGGCCCAGCGGCAGCTGGAGGAGGTCAGGGCCAACCGACACCGGGTCGACCAGGACGTTGTG GCTGCCCAAAGGAAGCTTCGCCAGGCCAGCACCAATGTCAAACACTGGAATGTTCAGATGAACCGGCTGATGCGTCCAGTTGGACCAGGAG AGAAGAGATCTTCTGGAGGATCGTTCTCCAGTTTCCAGATCCCGTCTCAGAGAGATCCGGGCCTGCGTCTGAGACAGCGGtcagaggagcaggatgatgagagCAAGGAGAATGTGGACAGCAGTGGTGCAGGGATAggctgtgaaggagagagacgTCTCTCCCAGACCTCTAACGGAGGCATGGACATCCCCTGA